A portion of the Macaca thibetana thibetana isolate TM-01 chromosome 9, ASM2454274v1, whole genome shotgun sequence genome contains these proteins:
- the TBATA gene encoding protein TBATA isoform X5, translating into MATDVQLAEYPLMSPKAKLKPEKKSGRKPRSPGDSRPQKELVIPGIVDFERIRQALRTPKPQTPGTYCFGRLSHHSFFSRHHPHPQHVTHIQDLTGKPVCVVRDSPAPLPESTVFSGCQMGMPTVSAPIGDPQSNRNPQLSSEAWKKELKDLASRVAFFTKEDELKKKEKEEEEEPLREQGAKYSAETGRLIPASTRAVGRRRSHQGQQSQSSSRDKGVQAFPLQDQELLVLELLCQILETDSLSAIQFWLLYAPPKEKDLALGLLQTAVAQLLPQPLVSIPTEKLLNQLQDVHQPPQEKQEPPCSQSPKKTKMSPFSKSEKPEYIGEAQVLRMHSSQNTEEKTSKPRAES; encoded by the exons ATGGCTACAGATGTTCAATTGGCTGAATATCCACTGATGAG TCCAAAGGCTAAGCTGAAACCCGAGAAGAAGTCAGGACGCAAGCCAAGGAGCCCCGGGGACAGTCGGCCACAGAAAGAACTGGTGATCCCAGGGATTGTGGATTTCGAGCGGATCCGCCAGGCATTGAGGACCCCCaagccccaaactcctggcaCCTACTGCTTTGGACGCCTCAGTCACCACTCCTTCTTCTCCCGGCACCACCCACACCCTCAGCATGTGACCCACATCCAAG ATCTCACCGGGAAGCCTGTTTGTGTCGTCAGGGACTCTCCAGCCCCCTTGCCTGAGTCAACTGTCTTTTCCGGCTGTCAAATGGGGATGCCAACCGTCTCTGCCCCCATTGGAGACCCACAGTCTAATCGGAACCCCCAGCTTTCTTCTG AAGCCTGGAAGAAGGAGTTAAAGGACCTGGCTTCCCGGGTGGCCTTCTTCACCAAGGAGGATGAGCTGAAGAAGAAAGAG aaggaggaggaggaggagcctctGCGGGAGCAGGGCGCAAAGTACTCAGCGGAGACTGGGAGGCTCATCCCCGCTTCCACTCGGGCTGTTGGCCGCCGCAGATCCCACCAGGGCCAGCAGAGTCAGTCTTCCAGCAGAGATAAAGGAGTCCAGGCCTTCCCCCTTCAGGATCAGGAGCTGCTG GTTCTGGAGCTCCTGTGTCAGATCCTGGAAACAGACTCGCTAAGCGCGATCCAGTTCTGGCTGCTCTACGCTCCGCCCAAGG AAAAAGACCTTGCTCTGGGACTCCTGCAGACAGCAGTGGCTcagctccttccccagcccctagTCTCCATCCCTACAGAAAAGCTCCTAAACCAGCTCCAAGATGTGCACCAACCTCCTCAAGAGAAGCAAGAGCCACCCTGCAG TCAATCCCCGAAGAAAACGAAGATGTCACCTTTTTCAAAAAGCGAAAAACCAG AGTACATTGGAGAAGCTCAAGTCCTCCGGATGCATTCAAGCCAGAACACAGAGGAGAAGACATCGAAGCCGAGGGCAGAGAGCTGA
- the TBATA gene encoding protein TBATA isoform X4, which yields MATDVQLAEYPLMSPKAKLKPEKKSGRKPRSPGDSRPQKELVIPGIVDFERIRQALRTPKPQTPGTYCFGRLSHHSFFSRHHPHPQHVTHIQDLTGKPVCVVRDSPAPLPESTVFSGCQMGMPTVSAPIGDPQSNRNPQLSSEAWKKELKDLASRVAFFTKEDELKKKEQKEEEEEPLREQGAKYSAETGRLIPASTRAVGRRRSHQGQQSQSSSRDKGVQAFPLQDQELLVLELLCQILETDSLSAIQFWLLYAPPKEKDLALGLLQTAVAQLLPQPLVSIPTEKLLNQLQDVHQPPQEKQEPPCSQSPKKTKMSPFSKSEKPEYIGEAQVLRMHSSQNTEEKTSKPRAES from the exons ATGGCTACAGATGTTCAATTGGCTGAATATCCACTGATGAG TCCAAAGGCTAAGCTGAAACCCGAGAAGAAGTCAGGACGCAAGCCAAGGAGCCCCGGGGACAGTCGGCCACAGAAAGAACTGGTGATCCCAGGGATTGTGGATTTCGAGCGGATCCGCCAGGCATTGAGGACCCCCaagccccaaactcctggcaCCTACTGCTTTGGACGCCTCAGTCACCACTCCTTCTTCTCCCGGCACCACCCACACCCTCAGCATGTGACCCACATCCAAG ATCTCACCGGGAAGCCTGTTTGTGTCGTCAGGGACTCTCCAGCCCCCTTGCCTGAGTCAACTGTCTTTTCCGGCTGTCAAATGGGGATGCCAACCGTCTCTGCCCCCATTGGAGACCCACAGTCTAATCGGAACCCCCAGCTTTCTTCTG AAGCCTGGAAGAAGGAGTTAAAGGACCTGGCTTCCCGGGTGGCCTTCTTCACCAAGGAGGATGAGCTGAAGAAGAAAGAG cagaaggaggaggaggaggagcctctGCGGGAGCAGGGCGCAAAGTACTCAGCGGAGACTGGGAGGCTCATCCCCGCTTCCACTCGGGCTGTTGGCCGCCGCAGATCCCACCAGGGCCAGCAGAGTCAGTCTTCCAGCAGAGATAAAGGAGTCCAGGCCTTCCCCCTTCAGGATCAGGAGCTGCTG GTTCTGGAGCTCCTGTGTCAGATCCTGGAAACAGACTCGCTAAGCGCGATCCAGTTCTGGCTGCTCTACGCTCCGCCCAAGG AAAAAGACCTTGCTCTGGGACTCCTGCAGACAGCAGTGGCTcagctccttccccagcccctagTCTCCATCCCTACAGAAAAGCTCCTAAACCAGCTCCAAGATGTGCACCAACCTCCTCAAGAGAAGCAAGAGCCACCCTGCAG TCAATCCCCGAAGAAAACGAAGATGTCACCTTTTTCAAAAAGCGAAAAACCAG AGTACATTGGAGAAGCTCAAGTCCTCCGGATGCATTCAAGCCAGAACACAGAGGAGAAGACATCGAAGCCGAGGGCAGAGAGCTGA
- the TBATA gene encoding protein TBATA isoform X7, whose amino-acid sequence MATDVQLAEYPLMSPKAKLKPEKKSGRKPRSPGDSRPQKELVIPGIVDFERIRQALRTPKPQTPGTYCFGRLSHHSFFSRHHPHPQHVTHIQDLTGKPVCVVRDSPAPLPESTVFSGCQMGMPTVSAPIGDPQSNRNPQLSSAWKKELKDLASRVAFFTKEDELKKKEKEEEEEPLREQGAKYSAETGRLIPASTRAVGRRRSHQGQQSQSSSRDKGVQAFPLQDQELLVLELLCQILETDSLSAIQFWLLYAPPKEKDLALGLLQTAVAQLLPQPLVSIPTEKLLNQLQDVHQPPQEKQEPPCSQSPKKTKMSPFSKSEKPEYIGEAQVLRMHSSQNTEEKTSKPRAES is encoded by the exons ATGGCTACAGATGTTCAATTGGCTGAATATCCACTGATGAG TCCAAAGGCTAAGCTGAAACCCGAGAAGAAGTCAGGACGCAAGCCAAGGAGCCCCGGGGACAGTCGGCCACAGAAAGAACTGGTGATCCCAGGGATTGTGGATTTCGAGCGGATCCGCCAGGCATTGAGGACCCCCaagccccaaactcctggcaCCTACTGCTTTGGACGCCTCAGTCACCACTCCTTCTTCTCCCGGCACCACCCACACCCTCAGCATGTGACCCACATCCAAG ATCTCACCGGGAAGCCTGTTTGTGTCGTCAGGGACTCTCCAGCCCCCTTGCCTGAGTCAACTGTCTTTTCCGGCTGTCAAATGGGGATGCCAACCGTCTCTGCCCCCATTGGAGACCCACAGTCTAATCGGAACCCCCAGCTTTCTTCTG CCTGGAAGAAGGAGTTAAAGGACCTGGCTTCCCGGGTGGCCTTCTTCACCAAGGAGGATGAGCTGAAGAAGAAAGAG aaggaggaggaggaggagcctctGCGGGAGCAGGGCGCAAAGTACTCAGCGGAGACTGGGAGGCTCATCCCCGCTTCCACTCGGGCTGTTGGCCGCCGCAGATCCCACCAGGGCCAGCAGAGTCAGTCTTCCAGCAGAGATAAAGGAGTCCAGGCCTTCCCCCTTCAGGATCAGGAGCTGCTG GTTCTGGAGCTCCTGTGTCAGATCCTGGAAACAGACTCGCTAAGCGCGATCCAGTTCTGGCTGCTCTACGCTCCGCCCAAGG AAAAAGACCTTGCTCTGGGACTCCTGCAGACAGCAGTGGCTcagctccttccccagcccctagTCTCCATCCCTACAGAAAAGCTCCTAAACCAGCTCCAAGATGTGCACCAACCTCCTCAAGAGAAGCAAGAGCCACCCTGCAG TCAATCCCCGAAGAAAACGAAGATGTCACCTTTTTCAAAAAGCGAAAAACCAG AGTACATTGGAGAAGCTCAAGTCCTCCGGATGCATTCAAGCCAGAACACAGAGGAGAAGACATCGAAGCCGAGGGCAGAGAGCTGA
- the TBATA gene encoding protein TBATA isoform X6, whose protein sequence is MATDVQLAEYPLMSPKAKLKPEKKSGRKPRSPGDSRPQKELVIPGIVDFERIRQALRTPKPQTPGTYCFGRLSHHSFFSRHHPHPQHVTHIQDLTGKPVCVVRDSPAPLPESTVFSGCQMGMPTVSAPIGDPQSNRNPQLSSAWKKELKDLASRVAFFTKEDELKKKEQKEEEEEPLREQGAKYSAETGRLIPASTRAVGRRRSHQGQQSQSSSRDKGVQAFPLQDQELLVLELLCQILETDSLSAIQFWLLYAPPKEKDLALGLLQTAVAQLLPQPLVSIPTEKLLNQLQDVHQPPQEKQEPPCSQSPKKTKMSPFSKSEKPEYIGEAQVLRMHSSQNTEEKTSKPRAES, encoded by the exons ATGGCTACAGATGTTCAATTGGCTGAATATCCACTGATGAG TCCAAAGGCTAAGCTGAAACCCGAGAAGAAGTCAGGACGCAAGCCAAGGAGCCCCGGGGACAGTCGGCCACAGAAAGAACTGGTGATCCCAGGGATTGTGGATTTCGAGCGGATCCGCCAGGCATTGAGGACCCCCaagccccaaactcctggcaCCTACTGCTTTGGACGCCTCAGTCACCACTCCTTCTTCTCCCGGCACCACCCACACCCTCAGCATGTGACCCACATCCAAG ATCTCACCGGGAAGCCTGTTTGTGTCGTCAGGGACTCTCCAGCCCCCTTGCCTGAGTCAACTGTCTTTTCCGGCTGTCAAATGGGGATGCCAACCGTCTCTGCCCCCATTGGAGACCCACAGTCTAATCGGAACCCCCAGCTTTCTTCTG CCTGGAAGAAGGAGTTAAAGGACCTGGCTTCCCGGGTGGCCTTCTTCACCAAGGAGGATGAGCTGAAGAAGAAAGAG cagaaggaggaggaggaggagcctctGCGGGAGCAGGGCGCAAAGTACTCAGCGGAGACTGGGAGGCTCATCCCCGCTTCCACTCGGGCTGTTGGCCGCCGCAGATCCCACCAGGGCCAGCAGAGTCAGTCTTCCAGCAGAGATAAAGGAGTCCAGGCCTTCCCCCTTCAGGATCAGGAGCTGCTG GTTCTGGAGCTCCTGTGTCAGATCCTGGAAACAGACTCGCTAAGCGCGATCCAGTTCTGGCTGCTCTACGCTCCGCCCAAGG AAAAAGACCTTGCTCTGGGACTCCTGCAGACAGCAGTGGCTcagctccttccccagcccctagTCTCCATCCCTACAGAAAAGCTCCTAAACCAGCTCCAAGATGTGCACCAACCTCCTCAAGAGAAGCAAGAGCCACCCTGCAG TCAATCCCCGAAGAAAACGAAGATGTCACCTTTTTCAAAAAGCGAAAAACCAG AGTACATTGGAGAAGCTCAAGTCCTCCGGATGCATTCAAGCCAGAACACAGAGGAGAAGACATCGAAGCCGAGGGCAGAGAGCTGA
- the TBATA gene encoding protein TBATA isoform X8, protein MATDVQLAEYPLMSPKAKLKPEKKSGRKPRSPGDSRPQKELVIPGIVDFERIRQALRTPKPQTPGTYCFGRLSHHSFFSRHHPHPQHVTHIQASNPLQISPGSLFVSSGTLQPPCLSQLSFPAVKWGCQPSLPPLETHSLIGTPSFLLKEEEEEPLREQGAKYSAETGRLIPASTRAVGRRRSHQGQQSQSSSRDKGVQAFPLQDQELLVLELLCQILETDSLSAIQFWLLYAPPKEKDLALGLLQTAVAQLLPQPLVSIPTEKLLNQLQDVHQPPQEKQEPPCSQSPKKTKMSPFSKSEKPEYIGEAQVLRMHSSQNTEEKTSKPRAES, encoded by the exons ATGGCTACAGATGTTCAATTGGCTGAATATCCACTGATGAG TCCAAAGGCTAAGCTGAAACCCGAGAAGAAGTCAGGACGCAAGCCAAGGAGCCCCGGGGACAGTCGGCCACAGAAAGAACTGGTGATCCCAGGGATTGTGGATTTCGAGCGGATCCGCCAGGCATTGAGGACCCCCaagccccaaactcctggcaCCTACTGCTTTGGACGCCTCAGTCACCACTCCTTCTTCTCCCGGCACCACCCACACCCTCAGCATGTGACCCACATCCAAG CCTCTAACCCTTTGCAGATCTCACCGGGAAGCCTGTTTGTGTCGTCAGGGACTCTCCAGCCCCCTTGCCTGAGTCAACTGTCTTTTCCGGCTGTCAAATGGGGATGCCAACCGTCTCTGCCCCCATTGGAGACCCACAGTCTAATCGGAACCCCCAGCTTTCTTCTG aaggaggaggaggaggagcctctGCGGGAGCAGGGCGCAAAGTACTCAGCGGAGACTGGGAGGCTCATCCCCGCTTCCACTCGGGCTGTTGGCCGCCGCAGATCCCACCAGGGCCAGCAGAGTCAGTCTTCCAGCAGAGATAAAGGAGTCCAGGCCTTCCCCCTTCAGGATCAGGAGCTGCTG GTTCTGGAGCTCCTGTGTCAGATCCTGGAAACAGACTCGCTAAGCGCGATCCAGTTCTGGCTGCTCTACGCTCCGCCCAAGG AAAAAGACCTTGCTCTGGGACTCCTGCAGACAGCAGTGGCTcagctccttccccagcccctagTCTCCATCCCTACAGAAAAGCTCCTAAACCAGCTCCAAGATGTGCACCAACCTCCTCAAGAGAAGCAAGAGCCACCCTGCAG TCAATCCCCGAAGAAAACGAAGATGTCACCTTTTTCAAAAAGCGAAAAACCAG AGTACATTGGAGAAGCTCAAGTCCTCCGGATGCATTCAAGCCAGAACACAGAGGAGAAGACATCGAAGCCGAGGGCAGAGAGCTGA
- the TBATA gene encoding protein TBATA isoform X3, giving the protein MATDVQLAEYPLMSPKAKLKPEKKSGRKPRSPGDSRPQKELVIPGIVDFERIRQALRTPKPQTPGTYCFGRLSHHSFFSRHHPHPQHVTHIQDLTGKPVCVVRDSPAPLPESTVFSGCQMGMPTVSAPIGDPQSNRNPQLSSGPCPLLPEAWKKELKDLASRVAFFTKEDELKKKEQKEEEEEPLREQGAKYSAETGRLIPASTRAVGRRRSHQGQQSQSSSRDKGVQAFPLQDQELLVLELLCQILETDSLSAIQFWLLYAPPKEKDLALGLLQTAVAQLLPQPLVSIPTEKLLNQLQDVHQPPQEKQEPPCRVHWRSSSPPDAFKPEHRGEDIEAEGRELRSPKTFPCLAQEQP; this is encoded by the exons ATGGCTACAGATGTTCAATTGGCTGAATATCCACTGATGAG TCCAAAGGCTAAGCTGAAACCCGAGAAGAAGTCAGGACGCAAGCCAAGGAGCCCCGGGGACAGTCGGCCACAGAAAGAACTGGTGATCCCAGGGATTGTGGATTTCGAGCGGATCCGCCAGGCATTGAGGACCCCCaagccccaaactcctggcaCCTACTGCTTTGGACGCCTCAGTCACCACTCCTTCTTCTCCCGGCACCACCCACACCCTCAGCATGTGACCCACATCCAAG ATCTCACCGGGAAGCCTGTTTGTGTCGTCAGGGACTCTCCAGCCCCCTTGCCTGAGTCAACTGTCTTTTCCGGCTGTCAAATGGGGATGCCAACCGTCTCTGCCCCCATTGGAGACCCACAGTCTAATCGGAACCCCCAGCTTTCTTCTG GACCTTGTCCCCTCCTCCCAGAAGCCTGGAAGAAGGAGTTAAAGGACCTGGCTTCCCGGGTGGCCTTCTTCACCAAGGAGGATGAGCTGAAGAAGAAAGAG cagaaggaggaggaggaggagcctctGCGGGAGCAGGGCGCAAAGTACTCAGCGGAGACTGGGAGGCTCATCCCCGCTTCCACTCGGGCTGTTGGCCGCCGCAGATCCCACCAGGGCCAGCAGAGTCAGTCTTCCAGCAGAGATAAAGGAGTCCAGGCCTTCCCCCTTCAGGATCAGGAGCTGCTG GTTCTGGAGCTCCTGTGTCAGATCCTGGAAACAGACTCGCTAAGCGCGATCCAGTTCTGGCTGCTCTACGCTCCGCCCAAGG AAAAAGACCTTGCTCTGGGACTCCTGCAGACAGCAGTGGCTcagctccttccccagcccctagTCTCCATCCCTACAGAAAAGCTCCTAAACCAGCTCCAAGATGTGCACCAACCTCCTCAAGAGAAGCAAGAGCCACCCTGCAG AGTACATTGGAGAAGCTCAAGTCCTCCGGATGCATTCAAGCCAGAACACAGAGGAGAAGACATCGAAGCCGAGGGCAGAGAGCTGAGGAGCCCTAAGACCTTCCCCTGTCTTGCTCAAGAGCAGCCCTAA
- the TBATA gene encoding protein TBATA isoform X2: MATDVQLAEYPLMSPKAKLKPEKKSGRKPRSPGDSRPQKELVIPGIVDFERIRQALRTPKPQTPGTYCFGRLSHHSFFSRHHPHPQHVTHIQDLTGKPVCVVRDSPAPLPESTVFSGCQMGMPTVSAPIGDPQSNRNPQLSSGPCPLLPEAWKKELKDLASRVAFFTKEDELKKKEKEEEEEPLREQGAKYSAETGRLIPASTRAVGRRRSHQGQQSQSSSRDKGVQAFPLQDQELLVLELLCQILETDSLSAIQFWLLYAPPKEKDLALGLLQTAVAQLLPQPLVSIPTEKLLNQLQDVHQPPQEKQEPPCSQSPKKTKMSPFSKSEKPEYIGEAQVLRMHSSQNTEEKTSKPRAES, encoded by the exons ATGGCTACAGATGTTCAATTGGCTGAATATCCACTGATGAG TCCAAAGGCTAAGCTGAAACCCGAGAAGAAGTCAGGACGCAAGCCAAGGAGCCCCGGGGACAGTCGGCCACAGAAAGAACTGGTGATCCCAGGGATTGTGGATTTCGAGCGGATCCGCCAGGCATTGAGGACCCCCaagccccaaactcctggcaCCTACTGCTTTGGACGCCTCAGTCACCACTCCTTCTTCTCCCGGCACCACCCACACCCTCAGCATGTGACCCACATCCAAG ATCTCACCGGGAAGCCTGTTTGTGTCGTCAGGGACTCTCCAGCCCCCTTGCCTGAGTCAACTGTCTTTTCCGGCTGTCAAATGGGGATGCCAACCGTCTCTGCCCCCATTGGAGACCCACAGTCTAATCGGAACCCCCAGCTTTCTTCTG GACCTTGTCCCCTCCTCCCAGAAGCCTGGAAGAAGGAGTTAAAGGACCTGGCTTCCCGGGTGGCCTTCTTCACCAAGGAGGATGAGCTGAAGAAGAAAGAG aaggaggaggaggaggagcctctGCGGGAGCAGGGCGCAAAGTACTCAGCGGAGACTGGGAGGCTCATCCCCGCTTCCACTCGGGCTGTTGGCCGCCGCAGATCCCACCAGGGCCAGCAGAGTCAGTCTTCCAGCAGAGATAAAGGAGTCCAGGCCTTCCCCCTTCAGGATCAGGAGCTGCTG GTTCTGGAGCTCCTGTGTCAGATCCTGGAAACAGACTCGCTAAGCGCGATCCAGTTCTGGCTGCTCTACGCTCCGCCCAAGG AAAAAGACCTTGCTCTGGGACTCCTGCAGACAGCAGTGGCTcagctccttccccagcccctagTCTCCATCCCTACAGAAAAGCTCCTAAACCAGCTCCAAGATGTGCACCAACCTCCTCAAGAGAAGCAAGAGCCACCCTGCAG TCAATCCCCGAAGAAAACGAAGATGTCACCTTTTTCAAAAAGCGAAAAACCAG AGTACATTGGAGAAGCTCAAGTCCTCCGGATGCATTCAAGCCAGAACACAGAGGAGAAGACATCGAAGCCGAGGGCAGAGAGCTGA
- the TBATA gene encoding protein TBATA isoform X1, which produces MATDVQLAEYPLMSPKAKLKPEKKSGRKPRSPGDSRPQKELVIPGIVDFERIRQALRTPKPQTPGTYCFGRLSHHSFFSRHHPHPQHVTHIQDLTGKPVCVVRDSPAPLPESTVFSGCQMGMPTVSAPIGDPQSNRNPQLSSGPCPLLPEAWKKELKDLASRVAFFTKEDELKKKEQKEEEEEPLREQGAKYSAETGRLIPASTRAVGRRRSHQGQQSQSSSRDKGVQAFPLQDQELLVLELLCQILETDSLSAIQFWLLYAPPKEKDLALGLLQTAVAQLLPQPLVSIPTEKLLNQLQDVHQPPQEKQEPPCSQSPKKTKMSPFSKSEKPEYIGEAQVLRMHSSQNTEEKTSKPRAES; this is translated from the exons ATGGCTACAGATGTTCAATTGGCTGAATATCCACTGATGAG TCCAAAGGCTAAGCTGAAACCCGAGAAGAAGTCAGGACGCAAGCCAAGGAGCCCCGGGGACAGTCGGCCACAGAAAGAACTGGTGATCCCAGGGATTGTGGATTTCGAGCGGATCCGCCAGGCATTGAGGACCCCCaagccccaaactcctggcaCCTACTGCTTTGGACGCCTCAGTCACCACTCCTTCTTCTCCCGGCACCACCCACACCCTCAGCATGTGACCCACATCCAAG ATCTCACCGGGAAGCCTGTTTGTGTCGTCAGGGACTCTCCAGCCCCCTTGCCTGAGTCAACTGTCTTTTCCGGCTGTCAAATGGGGATGCCAACCGTCTCTGCCCCCATTGGAGACCCACAGTCTAATCGGAACCCCCAGCTTTCTTCTG GACCTTGTCCCCTCCTCCCAGAAGCCTGGAAGAAGGAGTTAAAGGACCTGGCTTCCCGGGTGGCCTTCTTCACCAAGGAGGATGAGCTGAAGAAGAAAGAG cagaaggaggaggaggaggagcctctGCGGGAGCAGGGCGCAAAGTACTCAGCGGAGACTGGGAGGCTCATCCCCGCTTCCACTCGGGCTGTTGGCCGCCGCAGATCCCACCAGGGCCAGCAGAGTCAGTCTTCCAGCAGAGATAAAGGAGTCCAGGCCTTCCCCCTTCAGGATCAGGAGCTGCTG GTTCTGGAGCTCCTGTGTCAGATCCTGGAAACAGACTCGCTAAGCGCGATCCAGTTCTGGCTGCTCTACGCTCCGCCCAAGG AAAAAGACCTTGCTCTGGGACTCCTGCAGACAGCAGTGGCTcagctccttccccagcccctagTCTCCATCCCTACAGAAAAGCTCCTAAACCAGCTCCAAGATGTGCACCAACCTCCTCAAGAGAAGCAAGAGCCACCCTGCAG TCAATCCCCGAAGAAAACGAAGATGTCACCTTTTTCAAAAAGCGAAAAACCAG AGTACATTGGAGAAGCTCAAGTCCTCCGGATGCATTCAAGCCAGAACACAGAGGAGAAGACATCGAAGCCGAGGGCAGAGAGCTGA